The following are encoded together in the Holophagales bacterium genome:
- a CDS encoding DUF2933 domain-containing protein: MAWFTANWFWVFIFIAFAAMHLFGHGGHGRHGGPGGGGRQRGGAEGEKNEAEGRVVSTSAGGHQH; this comes from the coding sequence ATGGCGTGGTTCACGGCAAACTGGTTCTGGGTGTTCATCTTCATCGCCTTCGCCGCGATGCACCTGTTCGGTCATGGCGGGCACGGGCGTCATGGCGGTCCTGGTGGAGGGGGTCGTCAACGAGGCGGGGCTGAAGGAGAGAAGAACGAGGCGGAGGGTCGGGTCGTGAGCACGAGTGCAGGCGGGCACCAACATTGA
- the gndA gene encoding NADP-dependent phosphogluconate dehydrogenase: MATSGVKPQAAELGLIGLGVMGENLALNIEDHGYRVALWTHTEGKVQRFIDSSDASRRWVGTRTLEEFTAAIAPPRRILLMVSAGEPVDQMLDRLTPGLAHDDVVIDGGNSFFRDTQQREAALRARRISFVGMGVSGGEEGARYGPSLMPGGARAAYDLLRPVLESIAAKTVSGPCVTYVGPDGAGHFTKMVHNGIEYGLMQAIAEAYDLLRRGLALPAAEVAAIFAEWNRGPLESYLIDVAAQVLGARDPETGNPLVEMILDQAGQKGTGKWTAQSALDLGVPIPTIAAAIDARVLSSMKGERATASTQLQSATTGRIPGDVREMTDAIHDALRATTVCAYAQGMSLLRTASGEYGWSVDLREIARIWKGGCIIRARLLNTFMHAFERAPDLPNVLLDADVGPWLSETERGWRRTISAAVAAGIPVPAMSAALAYFDSYRCARLPQNLTQAQRDFFGAHTYQRVDRPEAGFVRTDWQSVIGQSARGDPR; the protein is encoded by the coding sequence ATGGCAACCTCTGGCGTGAAGCCCCAGGCGGCGGAGTTGGGATTGATCGGCCTCGGCGTCATGGGCGAGAACCTCGCGCTCAACATCGAGGACCACGGCTACCGGGTGGCGCTCTGGACTCATACCGAGGGGAAGGTCCAGCGCTTCATCGACAGCAGCGACGCGAGCCGGCGTTGGGTCGGCACGCGGACACTCGAGGAGTTCACGGCGGCGATTGCGCCGCCACGCCGCATCTTGCTGATGGTCAGCGCTGGCGAGCCGGTCGACCAGATGCTCGATCGGCTGACGCCCGGCCTCGCGCACGACGACGTGGTGATCGACGGCGGCAACTCGTTCTTCCGCGACACGCAGCAGCGCGAGGCCGCCTTGCGTGCCCGGCGGATCAGCTTCGTCGGGATGGGCGTGTCCGGCGGAGAGGAGGGGGCGCGTTACGGCCCGTCGCTGATGCCCGGCGGCGCGCGCGCCGCGTACGATCTGCTGCGCCCGGTGCTCGAGTCGATCGCCGCGAAGACCGTTTCGGGTCCGTGCGTGACTTACGTCGGGCCGGACGGCGCCGGTCACTTCACGAAGATGGTTCACAACGGCATCGAGTACGGCCTCATGCAGGCAATCGCCGAGGCGTACGACCTGCTCCGCCGGGGGCTCGCGCTCCCGGCGGCGGAGGTAGCCGCCATTTTCGCAGAGTGGAACCGCGGACCGCTCGAGTCCTACCTGATCGACGTCGCGGCGCAGGTGCTCGGCGCGCGGGATCCCGAGACGGGGAACCCGCTGGTCGAGATGATCCTCGACCAGGCCGGACAGAAGGGGACCGGAAAGTGGACCGCACAGTCCGCGCTCGACCTCGGCGTACCGATCCCGACGATCGCGGCGGCGATCGACGCCCGCGTCCTGTCCAGCATGAAGGGCGAGCGCGCGACCGCAAGCACCCAACTCCAGAGCGCAACCACGGGCCGCATCCCGGGCGACGTGCGGGAGATGACCGACGCCATTCACGACGCCCTCCGCGCCACGACGGTCTGCGCTTACGCGCAGGGGATGAGCCTGTTGCGCACGGCCTCCGGCGAGTACGGCTGGAGCGTGGACCTGCGCGAGATCGCCCGCATCTGGAAGGGCGGCTGCATCATCCGCGCGCGGCTGCTCAACACGTTCATGCACGCGTTCGAGCGCGCGCCCGACCTGCCGAACGTCCTGCTCGACGCCGACGTCGGTCCGTGGCTTTCGGAGACCGAGCGCGGATGGCGACGGACGATCTCGGCGGCGGTCGCTGCGGGCATTCCGGTGCCGGCAATGTCGGCGGCCCTCGCGTACTTCGACAGCTATCGCTGCGCGCGGCTGCCGCAGAACCTCACGCAGGCCCAGCGTGACTTCTTCGGCGCCCATACGTATCAGCGCGTGGATCGGCCGGAGGCCGGGTTCGTACGCACCGACTGGCAGAGCGTGATCGGGCAGTCCGCACGAGGGGATCCGCGATGA